One Prochlorococcus marinus XMU1411 genomic window carries:
- the ndk gene encoding nucleoside-diphosphate kinase, giving the protein MNKERTFIAIKPDGVQRGYVAEIIGRFEKKGFKLVGLKQLIPSKDLAQNHYGVHRERPFFGDLVDFISSGPVVAMVWEGEGVILSARKLIGATKPLEAEPGTIRGDLAIDIGRNIIHGSDGEDTAKFEIDLWFNPDELCDWETSDSKWRSEN; this is encoded by the coding sequence ATGAACAAAGAGAGAACCTTTATTGCAATTAAGCCAGATGGAGTTCAAAGAGGATATGTTGCTGAGATAATTGGCAGATTTGAAAAAAAAGGATTTAAATTGGTTGGATTAAAGCAATTAATACCCTCAAAAGATCTTGCTCAAAATCATTATGGGGTACATAGAGAAAGACCCTTTTTTGGCGATTTAGTAGACTTTATTTCAAGTGGTCCTGTTGTAGCAATGGTGTGGGAAGGAGAAGGAGTTATTTTGAGTGCTAGAAAACTAATAGGTGCAACAAAACCTCTTGAAGCAGAGCCTGGAACAATTAGAGGTGATTTAGCTATTGATATTGGGAGAAATATTATTCATGGTTCTGATGGAGAAGATACCGCTAAATTTGAAATTGATCTATGGTTTAACCCTGATGAATTATGTGATTGGGAAACTTCTGATTCGAAATGGCGGTCTGAAAATTAA